Within the Lycorma delicatula isolate Av1 chromosome 11, ASM4794821v1, whole genome shotgun sequence genome, the region CTTAATGATTAAAACTTCAATCAATCTTATTGTATCATTCGTCTATGATCCTTCACTAAGGCTTAACAGATCAAGTCTCAAGaaagttattagttttaaaacttgAGATAGTGTAAtcaggttttatttcatttatgaactATGAAACTACAAAGAAAACCCCATTACACCTAGTACAATGAggtcatttttttcaagaatttgaagGGTTTCAATacgaaagaaatttaatttttgcagttTTCCTCTTTCCAGATGTAGGATCTGTGCTATTATATCTGAGACGGCACACTTTTAAAGATGTTTTGGTTAACTTATAGACTAAGGCCACAAGTGCAGTGATGATTTTTAATATCACATTActattttgttattgttgtattCTTGTTAATGTGAACTATTTCAGTCCACACTCTATGTGTGACTtatcacccaaaaaaaaaaatcatgattttcatCAATATGGATTTTTTTCAGCCATGCAAGTgcagttgtaataataataacaaaaagtaaaagaacaaAGCACTACCTGGTTCATCTATTATGGAACAAGAGATTCCTTAAAGAAAGATTTTACTGAATGTTTTACAAATCGCAATTTCATACcaagaaattcttttatatacttCCATTACTATTGAGGCCTGCTATTATTTATCATAAcacaattattcattattaattcaacTGAAATGAGACTTACTGTAACTTTAACATaagtgttattaaattaaaaaaataaatttacaggatTATTCTGTtgaataatattctaataatttaaatacttatttactgTTACCTGTATTATTTTCACTCtccattaaataagtaatttgaattaattttaaaaataactactaacTTACTACTTTACTTTTAGCAGTTATTTAGtaagtgaaacaaaataaatctgataaaaatacattctgaAGCAAAAAAACCACTGCTAAGTTTTCaatccaaaaataaatcattcactATAACCTTGATAAATAAGGtaatatgttaaacaatttttttaaattgtttcatgttttttattgattaattgtttataaatatttaactggtGCAACAATTCATTATTTCCTAacaattatatatcttttttttttcttcttttttttttgactctcctcccctgggccggtcggtccccgactggttggtattgtggcacccaggggagtgcctaacaattatattaatttaacaatattttactattataaaacaaagaaataaaaatttaatttttacttttaaaaaagtaccgAACAAGACTGGCAAgcgaaacagtaaaaaaaaaaaacaagcacagTATAgtgaaattatgaattaattatacgaAGTAAAGCTCGTTTGGATTTCATCAatgtttttattctgaaataatgaTATagtctatattaaaatttatgactgCTGAAGATATAcacaccccaaaaaaaaaaaaaaactattcaaatataatgaaataaatcaattatcataaagaaaaaattaacgttataaaatacaaaaataccttATCATACTTTGGTCTAGCTTTAACAATTTTGTAAGGTTCTTCACCAATACGGACACACTTAGCTTCTTTAATCCACGATTCACGTGTATGTAATTCAACAACACAAGTTCTACTATAAACTGgctcatttttaatgaaaccaaCTGTTGGTGCATCTGGTGGATAGATTGCTTGAAATTTTAATAGATGTCTTTTCAAAGCATATAATGGatgatttttaaatctgaaacataatttaaaattaaaaaaatatgatgtaggtatctcatgacttccttgttaagtctattaaaatacataaacacattttttaaaatgaaaagtacataaaattttatttcattaataactttgatatttttttcattttatttttaattttttattgttattattgaactattatcgtaaaatgtttttttacaatcactggttaataattattaataaatcaatatatttaaatttaaaaaaaaggagatgaaatctgattcgaacagatataccttccccttgtaagatacaaatatttcattaattaaaattttgtttgacaataactggaaccaatgaaaataagtaacacttatgatacatcattaaaaacttctcaatgagggcttattactgcagttaagaaaaagtccaaaatcgaaattcTTTGGTtcatgggcttttttggacacttttgatagCAAtgaaaaagagaggtgcacaactagatgttacaacagtcctaaacccaaaatttcaacttcctatggctaatcgtttttgagttatgcaagatacatatgtatgtatgtacatatatatgtacatacatacgtacgtacgtacagatgtcacgccaaaactagttaagatgaattcagggatggtcaaaatggatatttctgttgaaatctgaaaatctaaattttttgcgatcacaatacttcctttaggaAGTAAAAAACGATAAATTGTTAAACCTTAGCTgacaaaacattaattacaaatgaaaatttacattttaaaaataattaaaaaaaaaaaaaatctgttataaataatattttcaaatgtttgtGGTGGtagcacaataaaaaaattcaatggaaTAAACATTTCCATCCATAAGGGTCGTTAAGGGTTGATGATAACAAAAATGTCAACTGGGTAACCATCTATAATGATCACGAACAGTTTAGACCGACTTGTCAATCTACAGTGGAAGATGAAAAAAACCATTGAGCATATTCAAAGAGATagaaaaaagtctgtaaaaaaataatatcaaaacttGTATGTCAATGGGAGGTTACTACAGTGttcttcataataatttaaaataaatacgtcaTGTTAGTCGAAACATAGTTCCAAAAATAACGCTAAAAAATTGATTGGTGCTGAGTAAAGTACTATAACGCTGCATACGAGCTGTGAGACATTGAGATGTTTCATTAAGCATGAAACATTTCTGGATCAACCATATTCTTTTGATTACCAACTGATTTTTACATGACTCCTAATTTGAAATCTACTGTAAATGGTTCATCAAATACTGCAAATTAGATCATCACATGAACAACAAAAAAAGGACGTAGATGCTTAAggaaactactttaaaaaatttaactttggtTTTACGGAATGACTGGTTTGACCAATAGGCACCTCAGCTTCTAGTTTGGCTTTTGTGCAATCCTCCAACAAAAGTAAAGGAAAGTTCTTGGACAGTTATACATGCACAGAGGGTTGCTATTCTACTGGGCCTCAATAAAGAAGCAGCTACGTAGCCAGATACTAGAAGATGCCAACAGCATGTTGACAGTTGAGAGCCCAATTGcccaattattttaatctttttttgtttgatatatcaccacataagcttgaagctttgtgtgtgggatatgggaatgaaattttttagcgttgtagcatatgaaaaatgccatgcttgaccaggattcaaacgcaggacttccggatgaaaggctgagatgctatcactccaccacggagatcagcAATTGTACTTATCCAAGGAAGAAGGAATAAAAGATATGGAAAGGAGTGGGGAAAAAGAAGGGTGATAAACCCACAGAGTCTGCCTCTGATTATGATAGTCTTGCCACCATATCTAtctttgaaagaaatataattttaattttttaatgtacccagtttttttaaaaatatatgtatatcagGAAATTTGATAAGCAGTCTTGAAAATATCCGAACAATGCAAAATGCATACATTTAACACCAAGTATTCATAAACAATGCATCCAATACatcaataagaaaaaacaaataggaaaaatattaaagaatcattaattttgataactcttttttttttacagtagttttttaatatttactccctagatacatactttttttctttttcctgtttagcctccggtaactaccgtttagataatacttcagaggatgatatgtatgagtgtaaatgaaatgtagtcttgtacgttctcagttcgaccattcctgagatgtgtggttaattgaaacccaaccaccaaagaacaccggtatccatgatctagtattcaaatctaagtaaaaataactggctttacaaggacttgaactctcgacttccaaatcagctgatttgggaagacgtgttcaccactagaccaacccagtgggtttagaTATGTACTTTAGAAAAAGATTACACACgacaaaatttttaatagcttttcttGATAAACCATTTTTaccaaaaaagcttttttatttagctttttttggtaaactaaaaagttaaaatctaGTAACAAATATGAACTGGAAACTGAAATGATGCAAATTCAGCTATTAAtgcaaaataagataaaataaacaaacatcaaACATACTCAGAAATAGAAGATGGCAATGGTTGATCTTCCAGCTGTTTATCCAGCTCTTCATCCTCCTCTCTATTCCTTGCATTACGTGGAGCTGCAAATGGTCTCATTGTTTCATCCCACCAATCCGGTTCAATTCTCATCTTTTTTGTAATGGTCATCCAATGTGGAACATAACGGCGTGTTAAATCTTTTACTGCATTATCATTATCCCAACCTAAGACATATGTAACCGGATGTGTTGCAGAACCCTAAAATGAAGTTTAATctattactttaaaatgtaataattatacatacatacagttgAACTTCCATATAAAGAACAAATATCTACATTTAGCAAAATTTTTGGGAGAATGGTGAAATTGTGCcattattacaatacaaattgTCTCTACTTAGTGAAGTCAAATCTCTATATAAGAAAGTTTTTTGCTGTAAATACTGTATACATATTgtgtataataaatgaaaataacaaaaaaagtaaattggaTAAAAATAACGAATAAGTATTGTATTCTGTTTATGTAGGCCtacattattttttgtcaattagTGTACTGTATGAACGACAGGAAGCTGCTGGTGTTGGTACGTCGGCAATTAAAATTGCTTCATTCCTTTCTTATCTTTGTCTTATGGTACTGGAAAATTAAGCCTAATGCAAAAGTGAATTGCTATTCAGTCCTAATCTTCATACTGTAAAATACAGATCTAGTGGTTTAGTTTTGTTCCAGAAGTGTTTTTgggtaattttgttttcttaatgtgCATATGGTAGTAGTACGttgcatttttttgttgttttgagtTCCATACATCACCGTGTTGTTTTTTCAAAGTACTATTCAGTGAATCAGTGTATACCATGTATTGGTGTTATTGTATATGCGATTTgtcaaaaatgtctaaaaaaaagtgttaaagtaTCAAAGAAAAATGCAAATAATCGATGAAGATAAAAAAGTAGCTAAGTAAAAAGACACAGCCATTTTTTTGGTATACTGGCGAATTCTCTTtccacaatattaaaaaatgaagataatattacaaacaagcagaaaattaagacaataatagaaagatatTTAAGTCTTGTATTTATGATGATATTGATGAGACTTTAATCAAATGGTTAATTAtagtttgtgaaaaaaatttaccagTATCAGGAACTATTAAAGAAAAGACTTTAGAATTCACCAAAACATTAGACTGTCCTGATTTTCAAGCTAGTACTAGTTGGCTTGACAAGTTTAAATTATGGCATGCTCTTGTACAAAAGGTTTTATGTGGCAAAAGTGCTGAtgtaaaagaagaagaattttataaCACGAAAGGAACATACAACTTGCCTAACCTACTGCATGACTacaatgaaaatgatatttttaatgccaATGAGACGAGgctattttataaattccttccAGACAAAATGTTAGCTTTcaagaatgaaaaatgttttggtGGAAAGTACAGCAAAGAGAGGGTTACTGTAATGGTAGCTGAATGTTAGTGGGGTtctttaagggaactaggacCAACTTTCGCTCTGATTAACACTTTTAGTGGGAAAGTTGTTGTAGTTGTTAGTTTTGCCTCGAATCCAAGACATTCAATGAAATTGGCTCATTAATGGTTAGAACTAGGTGCGGGGTCTTCATTctgcggttaggcttctagcttagttcctgagggcgacgtggtagctgcaggtgtctgttgtcttcttctgaaggcataaacttaaaaactatctcggggtgaatttattgatgcagatgtccctcggggcatctgcatctgTGGCATCTCCGCAGGGGCCTGAACTGAacgctgtggtgcgcaatcagtttgagggcgagaagatgtcctccgttaaagccactactggctaggaacggaggggatggtgtagcgacctgacacacTACGAGGCgtgatcttctcccctcgggggggaatcaaGATGTAATGGTAGCTGCCAACAAGGCTGGTTCTGAGTAGCTAAAATTCTAGTAATTGGAAAGTCTCAGCAACCTCATTTTCGCTGAAAAATCATTAGGGACAGATTACAATTACAACAGAAAAGCTACAATGATAACTGAAATTTATACAACATGGTTAACAGCAATTGATGAGATGTCGAGGCAAAAAcgtaaaattcttttacataatGATAACTGCCCGACCCACTCCTCCATGTAAATGTAAACATGTTATCTATAACTGTTGTTTAATTTCTGCCAGATATGACTTCAAAACTGCAACAGGGCcaggatataattaaaaattttaaagttcaatATAGAAAATGAATTCTAATGAAGTTTTTAAAGCATCGATGACAATGttccagttaaaaatttaataactttaaaagaatGTACAACTGAAATATCTACATCATGGTCTCATGATGTAACCCccaaaacaatttcaaaatgttttaaaaaagccGGGTTAAATAAGAATGAGACAGTAACAGCTAACAATAACAATGATTTTACAACTGAAGTtgtaaatgaattcaaaattcCAGAATTTCTTACCAATAACTGGGGTAAATTCCAAAGCAACACAGTTAGATAAATACCAAATGATTGATAATGGAATAGTGGCAGCAGTGTCCCAAATGAGGAAATAGTCAGAGACCTAGTTGCAAAAAACTAGTGGATCCACAAATTGAAGATGACACAGATGAAACACATGGTGTAAGAACCGTTAAGCCTACAAATGATGAATTATTGCGATCATTAATAAAAAGTGGCCTTCATTCATTTGAAAATGTACCAGATATTATGTTTAATTGCttgaataatttagaatttttttttgaaaatagaattatcTAAGTTAACAAAACAGTTCAAACAAGAATTACAGACTTCTTTTTAGCAAGTTGTTTTATAGACTTTTAACAAATTGTACTCATTagtttaatgtgtttattaattttttactgttttttattttattgtcaatttaaaaaaaactattggattAATAtgctgtacattttttattaaaagaaaagaaagacaatTACAGTACAGTATACAAATATAGAACTTATAACTTAGTTTTTATATAcagtacatattttttgaaaatttctttatgtaaataaaattacagtactgCAGTATTATTACTGCAATAATCTATTTTAcgaattttccattttattgttTGGTGGTATTTTGTAATACAGAAGTTTTActgttatatgtgtatatatatatttaagacaaCACAATTTAACCAGAACTACACTACAACTaatagtttgaatattttttccagGGCATGTAATTTCAAGGTATGGAAATCAATTTGCAAGTGAAGTcttaagatacttttttttttttcaaaagtttaccCTACTGAACTATGAAATGTCCAACAGATAAAGGAACTAATTATTGCTGATTgctgagaaataaatatttattcaaatatcatGGATAATGTTTTCCGCAAAACAAATGACAGCGTTTTTTGCTGATGCAGCCATTTAATCCaagtctttttaataaaaaagtgattcctgtacattagatttaaaaaaaattctattatgatcctttattcttcttttatataacCTGTTTCATTAAATAGATTTGAAAACTGTTACATTCTACTGTGATATCGAATATAGACTAATACGCAAGTTATATCTCTTTGTAactgtacaaaacaaaaaaaataaatgaaatttattaaatattactgatgTAAAGCTGCTAATTATCACAAATAGATTAAAACAatcatgtacaaaataaatattaaaaactaagaagaaaacataatattaacaattacatAACCTGAAACAGCTACAAATGTAAACTCCCAAATTCAAAACGCAatgcatttttaaactatatgaaaataaattaaaaaataaataatactcacATATAAATGCTGAGCACAATGTATTTTACCACTAACTAAATCAACTGATATCCATTTTTCTTCAGCTTCTAAATACACTTCAGCCCATTCATCAGtggcatttttcttttttttctttgtcagaatatttttattatcattatcgcTATCATCAGAAGAAAGAACTCTTCGATCAATTACATCACTACCATGACGATTACTAGTTTTATTATCAGTAACTttactttttcttccttttttttttctattaatttcaaaatcaCTATCACTTTTACTATTTTCATCTTCTTCATCGGATTCTATCATTTCAACTTTTTCTTCcactttagttattttattattactttttttaatattagttattttattatcatttggtTGTCTTCttctggaattattttttttatcattattagatGTTGAAGCtatatttttgttatcttcttcatttttattttttttattaatagtattctttgtaaaatattttgaagaatttctttttgtttcttttttatctttttttttatcttcatcataattatcagttgattttttatctctttttttatcattagtatTAGATGTACTGGCAATATAATTACTTACAGTAAAAAGTTCGTTTTGTGGTGGTTTTAATGGTACTGgtcgtaaattaattaataatctacatGTTAAACCCAATGAACGAACAATACATACAAACAGCAATGCTAAATGCTTTTTGGAATATGttacttgtttattaaattgctcttttaatagcattaatagatcatcttgtttatttttaatcgcgTTGGATTTCTTATTATCGCTGTTAACATcaacaagtttaattttatttacaaaccatTCAACAAATTgctctaaataatttaaatcgcaTCGTTTTGGTGGATAACAATGTTTTGAAGGAATTAATGATAACGCGATACAAAGAAGTtctgaagaatttaataaattattaacataattgcCATGTGCAATCCAACATAATAAATGTACTTTATGAGCAAATActtgattatctttttttattagattaaatcgCCGTTTTATTGCAGCTTCAATatcatgtttctttttttcttttgaacatttttttacaccGGGTAATTCGATAGTTACTTGTATACCTTTACTTCCatcattatcttcttttttaatattatcttcagTGTCATcataatctgtattattataatcatcattATTTGATGTACCTTcacctaattttaataaatccattacatttaaatctttggtttctttattagtattatcaatttttaattttttattattcaatttacttGATGTTCTACATTTTCTTTCACGAATTACAGGCgatgatttctcttttttattatcattttttaatgttgcaACCGATTTAATTAATTCCTGCCGTTCTATTATCtgtgtaaaatcaaaataatcacTCGTTtccattttgatattattatcattattatcacttaaattatcatcttcattttttttaatggagctattaatttttttaaaatcccctAATTCTTCTAATGATAATGGAGCTCTTTCAAATTCATCTGAACTACTATCTGTTTCAATATTATGACCACTGCtaactgatttttctttattaaataaactttttgactTCAAcactttatctgttttattaaacttatcactgatattctttattctatttatagataatttatgattagatttgaaaaattttgattccGTCGCATTATCTTCATTATCTGAATCACTTTCACCGTTATCATTTGGTCTATAATCGCTATCTTGATCTGTATCATCTAAAGATTCTTCAAAATCATCTATTTCTTCTTCACTTTTATCAATTCCAtcatcttcttcatcatcattCGATTTTACATTATCCAAacttatctttttccttttattactattatttacattaatggaTGATGTTGATTTTGCACGTTTACTTGAATTTCTTCTATTAATCATACTcatagcaaaaatataaaattcgatttgattactgttaaaataaaaacttaacaaaattaaaatcctttatttagaaatagattttaactcattttataaatattccttttttcttttgcttaaaaactgtatgtattttacacaaatgaatataaatgatgaaaaaacttataaaaatatatcaatcagGTACTCGActgtagaaatctaaaaaaaagacaaagaaaaattaaagttagattttttacaatacaataaataatcaaaaaattaaaataattaacaagtatctgtaatactttttttatgaaataatactttaacaacatattacaatttataactattttccaTTGATGAATAAACATTAATGTACTCATAACTTACATCACATTTATG harbors:
- the Xpc gene encoding DNA repair protein complementing XP-C cells homolog, with translation MSMINRRNSSKRAKSTSSINVNNSNKRKKISLDNVKSNDDEEDDGIDKSEEEIDDFEESLDDTDQDSDYRPNDNGESDSDNEDNATESKFFKSNHKLSINRIKNISDKFNKTDKVLKSKSLFNKEKSVSSGHNIETDSSSDEFERAPLSLEELGDFKKINSSIKKNEDDNLSDNNDNNIKMETSDYFDFTQIIERQELIKSVATLKNDNKKEKSSPVIRERKCRTSSKLNNKKLKIDNTNKETKDLNVMDLLKLGEGTSNNDDYNNTDYDDTEDNIKKEDNDGSKGIQVTIELPGVKKCSKEKKKHDIEAAIKRRFNLIKKDNQVFAHKVHLLCWIAHGNYVNNLLNSSELLCIALSLIPSKHCYPPKRCDLNYLEQFVEWFVNKIKLVDVNSDNKKSNAIKNKQDDLLMLLKEQFNKQVTYSKKHLALLFVCIVRSLGLTCRLLINLRPVPLKPPQNELFTVSNYIASTSNTNDKKRDKKSTDNYDEDKKKDKKETKRNSSKYFTKNTINKKNKNEEDNKNIASTSNNDKKNNSRRRQPNDNKITNIKKSNNKITKVEEKVEMIESDEEDENSKSDSDFEINRKKKGRKSKVTDNKTSNRHGSDVIDRRVLSSDDSDNDNKNILTKKKKKNATDEWAEVYLEAEEKWISVDLVSGKIHCAQHLYGSATHPVTYVLGWDNDNAVKDLTRRYVPHWMTITKKMRIEPDWWDETMRPFAAPRNARNREEDEELDKQLEDQPLPSSISEFKNHPLYALKRHLLKFQAIYPPDAPTVGFIKNEPVYSRTCVVELHTRESWIKEAKCVRIGEEPYKIVKARPKYDKMTGQVIKDLPLHLFGYWQVTDYIPPPAVDGKVPRNEYGNVELYKPCMLPAGTVHLQLPGLNRVAKKLNIDCAPAVVGWDFHSGSSHPVMDGFIVCEEFKDSLLDAWNQDIDDSVKRAKEKVEQRVYGNWKRLIKGLLIRERLKLRYGFEAVPEVKPKGKSTKKRTK